From Myxococcus stipitatus, one genomic window encodes:
- a CDS encoding M23 family metallopeptidase has protein sequence MSTYSRTLARLTAAALLTSCPVALAQYPFPGSSADLPAGTYWWIASDHGDTNPRDLMAVRFHPTEKRFTRIWPDFADYAADPKNSDWILYGVPVQAIADGVVISCWRNAPEGLKPEVYPGDSVPHPGRTSNPLRIPRAGNHLVVRTDDGKDILYAHMQPDSVPAELCPHTAQFVNNAEDRVGDYPRETIVPVSLRARVKRGEDIGRVGSSGASAHPHLHIQVAPVIDGFNVGTAIPLPYHQAWQKSGAVDYDSSDDFVPLQNEPLMLFPAAIHPDPLLRRGDATGDSASEVELVASTDTLVTATRNAAGQLAVNTWRLAGDGTLRALSGAVSTEGSQVALTRPGAGRDVVTGMRTSAGNLKLTAWRVTTNGALERKAETSGGAASEVALAQLGSTFGVVSAVRNASGRLELTTWDLTTDLASFRPIGTVYGPEGTRLALTYVTQGQGQNDTGGQFSGVVTAVRNAAGNLELTTWQLGTDQKLVRKGSFVAGTVSDVALSTVAVSAFREAVVASVRTASGQLRNIAFEIDSAGQLTRKDDADGGYITEVRATRVTGKHLVTSVRDTTGRLRLYTWDVDAAGQLRRTGESLAGGILSSSVASTLLGGGRFVVSAVRLTTGEVRLIAWDAALQ, from the coding sequence ATGTCCACGTATTCCCGAACGCTCGCCCGGCTCACGGCCGCGGCGCTGCTCACGTCATGTCCCGTGGCCCTGGCGCAATACCCCTTCCCCGGCTCCAGCGCGGACCTCCCCGCCGGAACCTATTGGTGGATTGCCAGCGACCACGGTGACACCAACCCCCGCGACCTGATGGCGGTGCGCTTCCATCCGACGGAGAAGCGCTTCACGCGCATCTGGCCGGACTTCGCGGACTACGCCGCCGACCCGAAGAACTCCGACTGGATTCTCTACGGCGTCCCCGTCCAGGCCATCGCGGACGGCGTCGTCATCAGCTGCTGGCGCAATGCCCCGGAGGGCCTCAAGCCCGAGGTCTACCCAGGCGACAGCGTGCCCCACCCGGGGCGCACGTCGAACCCGCTGCGGATTCCCCGCGCCGGCAACCACCTGGTCGTCCGGACGGACGACGGCAAGGACATCCTCTACGCCCACATGCAGCCAGACTCGGTCCCCGCCGAGCTGTGCCCCCACACCGCGCAGTTCGTGAACAACGCCGAGGACCGCGTCGGCGACTACCCGAGGGAGACGATCGTCCCCGTTTCGCTCCGCGCGAGGGTCAAGCGCGGGGAGGACATCGGGCGGGTGGGCAGCTCCGGGGCGTCCGCCCATCCGCACCTGCACATCCAGGTTGCGCCCGTCATCGACGGATTCAACGTCGGCACCGCCATCCCCCTGCCCTACCACCAGGCGTGGCAGAAGTCGGGCGCGGTGGACTACGACTCCTCGGACGACTTCGTCCCCCTCCAGAACGAGCCGCTCATGCTGTTCCCCGCGGCCATCCACCCGGACCCGCTCCTGCGCCGGGGTGACGCGACGGGCGACAGCGCCAGCGAGGTGGAGCTGGTGGCCTCGACCGACACGCTGGTGACGGCCACGCGCAACGCGGCGGGACAGCTCGCGGTGAACACCTGGCGGCTGGCGGGTGACGGGACCCTCCGCGCCCTCTCCGGCGCGGTCTCCACCGAGGGCAGCCAGGTGGCGCTGACGCGTCCGGGCGCGGGGCGGGACGTGGTGACGGGCATGCGCACCAGCGCGGGCAACCTCAAGCTCACCGCGTGGCGCGTCACCACCAACGGAGCCCTCGAGCGCAAGGCGGAGACCAGCGGCGGCGCGGCGAGCGAGGTCGCGCTGGCGCAGCTCGGCTCCACCTTCGGCGTGGTGAGCGCGGTGCGCAACGCCAGCGGGCGCCTGGAGCTCACCACGTGGGACCTGACCACGGACCTGGCGAGCTTCCGCCCCATCGGCACGGTGTACGGCCCGGAGGGCACCCGGCTCGCGCTCACCTACGTCACGCAGGGCCAGGGGCAGAACGACACCGGAGGCCAGTTCAGCGGCGTCGTCACCGCCGTGCGCAACGCCGCGGGCAACCTGGAGCTGACGACGTGGCAGCTGGGCACGGACCAGAAGCTGGTGCGCAAGGGGAGCTTCGTGGCGGGCACGGTGTCGGACGTGGCCCTCTCCACGGTGGCCGTCTCCGCCTTCCGGGAGGCGGTGGTCGCCTCCGTGCGCACCGCGTCCGGACAGCTGCGCAATATCGCCTTCGAAATCGACTCGGCCGGACAGCTCACCCGCAAGGACGACGCGGACGGCGGCTACATCACGGAGGTCCGCGCCACGCGCGTGACGGGCAAGCACCTGGTGACGTCCGTGCGCGACACGACGGGCCGGCTGCGGCTCTACACGTGGGACGTCGACGCCGCGGGGCAGCTGCGCCGCACGGGTGAGTCGCTGGCGGGCGGCATCCTCTCGTCGAGCGTGGCGAGCACCCTCCTCGGCGGCGGTCGCTTCGTGGTGTCCGCGGTCCGCCTCACGACGGGCGAGGTGCGGCTCATCGCCTGGGACGCCGCGTTGCAATAG
- a CDS encoding GAF domain-containing sensor histidine kinase: protein MRRFEDPLPPEVLTHDDALVLLEAVRELAHLRTLEDVMALVRRAARRLSGADGVTFVLREGDLVHYADEEAIAPLWKGRRFPIEACISGWSILNRAPVAIEDIYADERIPHEAYRATFVKSLVMVPVRRSDPVGAIGAYWAERRTPGAREVALLQTLADSAAVAVENGRLYEAEKAARRAAEAEVRLRGELLAMVSHDLRNPLGVITMTSSLLAPLLTPLSGRARHHLETLNRSALRMERLIHDLLDFAAIEGRAFRLNPVAHPLAQLLEQAADLGPLAQERGIELALLPPPHEVEVRCDADRVHQVFSNLVGNAVRYTPSGGTITIAAEVREHQVELSVSDTGSGIAPDLLPVLFDRFQRPTTRMPGSGVGLGLTITRGIVEAHGGTVRVASEVGRGTTFTFTLPLEA, encoded by the coding sequence TTGCGAAGATTCGAGGATCCCCTCCCGCCCGAGGTGCTGACGCACGATGACGCCCTCGTCCTGCTGGAGGCCGTCCGGGAGCTGGCCCACCTGCGGACGCTGGAGGACGTGATGGCGCTGGTGCGCCGCGCCGCGCGGCGGCTCAGCGGCGCGGATGGGGTCACCTTCGTGCTGCGGGAAGGCGACCTGGTCCACTACGCCGACGAGGAGGCGATCGCGCCGCTGTGGAAGGGGCGACGCTTCCCCATCGAGGCGTGCATCTCCGGCTGGTCCATCCTGAACCGCGCGCCCGTGGCCATCGAGGACATCTACGCGGACGAGCGCATCCCCCACGAGGCCTACCGCGCCACCTTCGTGAAGAGCCTGGTGATGGTGCCGGTGCGCCGCTCCGACCCGGTGGGCGCCATCGGGGCGTACTGGGCCGAGCGCCGCACGCCGGGGGCCCGCGAGGTGGCGCTGCTGCAGACGCTCGCGGACTCCGCGGCGGTGGCGGTGGAGAACGGGCGGCTCTACGAGGCGGAGAAGGCGGCGCGGCGCGCGGCAGAGGCCGAGGTGCGCCTGCGCGGCGAGCTGCTGGCGATGGTGTCGCACGACCTGCGCAATCCCCTGGGCGTCATCACGATGACGTCGTCGCTGCTGGCGCCCCTGTTGACGCCGCTGAGTGGACGGGCACGCCACCACCTGGAGACGCTCAACCGCTCCGCCTTGAGGATGGAGCGGCTCATCCACGACCTGCTCGACTTCGCGGCCATCGAGGGCAGGGCCTTCCGGTTGAACCCGGTGGCCCATCCGCTCGCGCAGCTGCTCGAGCAGGCCGCCGACCTGGGACCGCTCGCCCAGGAGCGGGGCATCGAGCTGGCGCTGTTGCCACCCCCGCACGAGGTGGAGGTCCGCTGCGATGCCGACCGCGTGCACCAGGTGTTCTCGAACCTGGTGGGCAATGCGGTCCGCTACACGCCCTCGGGTGGCACCATCACCATCGCGGCGGAGGTCCGGGAGCACCAGGTGGAGTTGAGCGTGTCCGACACCGGCTCCGGCATCGCCCCGGACCTGCTGCCCGTCCTGTTCGACCGGTTCCAACGCCCGACGACGCGCATGCCGGGCAGCGGCGTGGGCCTGGGGCTCACCATCACCCGCGGCATCGTCGAGGCGCATGGCGGCACCGTCCGGGTGGCGAGCGAGGTCGGGCGTGGGACGACCTTCACGTTCACGTTGCCGCTGGAGGCCTGA
- a CDS encoding GNAT family N-acetyltransferase, whose translation MELHTERLVLRDFRPEDTPSVIAYQTKPAYLAHYGPPPPTVEDIRAFVEMLCRWATEVPRTKYQLAITREGRVIGTCGVRKATPRASVAEYGCELDPAEWRRGYAHEASRALLTFAFDTLGLEGLFALTRPENLDAIRLAQALGFHRVADGRYELPRPPAR comes from the coding sequence ATGGAGCTGCACACCGAGCGCCTCGTGCTCCGGGACTTCCGCCCCGAGGACACGCCGAGCGTCATCGCCTACCAGACCAAGCCCGCCTACCTCGCGCACTACGGCCCGCCGCCGCCCACGGTCGAGGACATCCGGGCCTTCGTGGAGATGCTGTGCCGCTGGGCCACCGAGGTGCCACGGACGAAGTACCAGCTCGCCATCACCCGCGAGGGGCGTGTCATCGGCACGTGCGGCGTGCGCAAGGCCACGCCTCGCGCGTCCGTCGCCGAGTACGGCTGCGAGCTGGACCCGGCGGAGTGGAGGCGGGGCTACGCGCACGAGGCGTCACGCGCCCTGCTCACCTTCGCGTTCGACACGCTCGGACTGGAGGGACTCTTCGCCCTGACCAGGCCCGAGAACCTCGACGCCATCCGCCTGGCCCAGGCCCTGGGCTTCCACCGCGTCGCGGATGGCCGCTACGAGCTTCCCCGCCCCCCGGCCCGCTGA
- a CDS encoding Uma2 family endonuclease: MGQDTKRPATYADLEALPEGTVGQLIDGMLIAAPRPASPHAVAASVVSGLLLTAFQVGRRSPGGWWIVNEPELHLGDDVLVPDIAGWRRERLPQMPRVPHFILAPDWVCEVLSPSTARLDRGRKSELYARAGVGHLWLVDPEARALEVFQRDAARWLARGVYSGEQQVRAEPFESLLLDLGALWPPELDAP, encoded by the coding sequence ATGGGGCAGGACACGAAGCGCCCGGCGACGTATGCGGACCTCGAGGCCCTGCCCGAGGGCACGGTGGGCCAGCTCATCGATGGGATGCTCATCGCCGCGCCACGGCCGGCGAGTCCTCATGCCGTGGCGGCATCGGTGGTCAGCGGATTGTTGCTGACGGCTTTCCAGGTGGGGAGGCGGTCGCCCGGGGGATGGTGGATCGTCAATGAGCCGGAGCTGCACCTCGGCGACGACGTGCTCGTCCCGGACATCGCGGGCTGGCGGAGGGAGCGACTGCCCCAGATGCCCCGCGTGCCGCACTTCATCCTGGCACCGGACTGGGTCTGCGAGGTCCTCTCGCCCTCCACCGCGAGGCTGGACCGGGGGCGCAAGAGCGAACTCTATGCGCGGGCGGGGGTCGGCCATCTCTGGCTGGTGGACCCGGAGGCCCGCGCGCTGGAGGTGTTCCAGCGCGACGCCGCGCGGTGGCTCGCCCGAGGCGTCTACTCCGGCGAGCAGCAGGTCCGCGCGGAGCCGTTCGAATCCCTGCTCCTGGACCTGGGGGCGTTGTGGCCTCCCGAGCTCGACGCGCCCTGA
- a CDS encoding biotin-dependent carboxyltransferase family protein, which translates to MAGWLEMTGAGGPAMVQDGGRPGQMHHGVPPGGALVPELLAQANLAVGNAWDAAALECLGRLELRVRGRGARVAVDGRAFVVADGESFLVPPPEHASVRYVAVDGGLAVPQVLGGRGTLLVARMGGHEGRLLRGGDALPLGEPLGPPRALDVTAALDASAPIRVLLGPDTERFDPLMAASLQGSGFTVSPASDRVGMRLHGPALAHGDEGAGTSKPMVRGAIQVTLSGEPIVLGPDHPTTGGYPLIATVIRADWGRLGARRPGAPVRFHAVSLDEARDAWREHLRQLQGGG; encoded by the coding sequence ATGGCGGGCTGGCTGGAGATGACGGGCGCGGGTGGCCCCGCGATGGTGCAGGACGGTGGACGGCCCGGGCAGATGCACCACGGCGTGCCGCCCGGAGGCGCGCTGGTGCCGGAGCTGCTGGCCCAGGCCAACCTCGCGGTGGGCAACGCGTGGGACGCGGCGGCGCTGGAGTGCCTGGGGCGGCTGGAGCTGCGCGTGCGGGGACGCGGCGCGCGCGTCGCGGTGGACGGTCGGGCCTTCGTCGTCGCGGACGGAGAGTCCTTCCTCGTCCCGCCGCCCGAGCACGCGAGCGTCCGCTACGTCGCGGTGGACGGAGGACTGGCCGTCCCCCAGGTGCTCGGGGGACGCGGGACGTTGCTGGTGGCGAGGATGGGCGGCCACGAGGGACGCCTGCTGCGCGGCGGGGACGCGCTGCCGCTCGGGGAGCCCCTTGGGCCGCCCCGCGCCCTCGACGTGACGGCGGCGCTCGACGCCAGCGCGCCCATCCGCGTGCTGCTCGGGCCGGACACGGAGCGCTTCGACCCGTTGATGGCGGCCTCGCTGCAGGGCAGCGGCTTCACGGTGTCCCCCGCGAGCGACCGCGTGGGCATGCGGCTGCACGGCCCGGCGCTGGCCCATGGCGACGAGGGCGCTGGGACGTCGAAGCCCATGGTGCGGGGCGCCATCCAGGTGACGCTGTCCGGCGAACCCATCGTGCTCGGCCCGGACCACCCCACCACCGGGGGCTATCCCCTCATCGCCACCGTCATCCGCGCGGACTGGGGCCGGCTCGGCGCGCGGCGGCCCGGCGCGCCTGTCCGCTTCCACGCCGTGAGCCTGGACGAGGCCCGGGACGCGTGGCGCGAACACCTGCGCCAGCTCCAGGGCGGAGGCTGA
- a CDS encoding LamB/YcsF family protein: MTECLLNIDLGELPDEDERLYALARVANIACGGHAGDEASMRRALALCARHGTLAGAHPSYEDREHFGRRALDVSPEVLRGQVARQCGALARLANEARVPVRYAKPHGALYHAANASPALARAVVAGLVEALGTGVVLIAPPEGALRDAAGEAGLVHAREGFADRGTRPDGSLIPRGQPGAVLTDLARVRDNTVRLATQGTLETLCVHGDTPGAVELARAVRRTLDALALRSEPLGEGALRLQLPEGLERRTVREALRAVPHVLDAVITEEHACVYFDPAAPPEEPRLALAGLLGATLPREDGPLVTLRVRYDGPDLAKVAERAGLPADEVARLHAAREYTVRCVGFLPGFAYLGEVDPRIAVPRLPSPRVRVPALAVGIAGGRTGVYPFASPGGWNLIGTALDFTAFHPDRGAVLQLGDRVRFERVD, translated from the coding sequence ATGACGGAGTGCCTCCTCAACATCGACCTGGGCGAGCTGCCGGACGAGGACGAGCGCCTCTACGCGCTCGCGCGGGTGGCCAACATCGCCTGCGGCGGACACGCCGGGGACGAGGCGTCCATGCGCCGCGCGCTGGCGCTGTGCGCGCGTCACGGCACGCTCGCGGGAGCGCATCCCTCCTACGAGGACCGGGAGCACTTCGGCCGCCGCGCGCTCGACGTGTCGCCCGAGGTCCTCCGGGGACAGGTGGCCCGGCAGTGTGGCGCGCTGGCCCGGCTCGCGAACGAGGCGCGCGTGCCCGTGCGGTACGCCAAGCCGCATGGCGCGCTCTACCACGCGGCCAATGCCTCGCCCGCGCTGGCCCGGGCGGTGGTGGCGGGGCTGGTGGAGGCGCTCGGCACGGGCGTCGTCCTCATCGCTCCACCCGAGGGCGCGCTGCGCGACGCGGCGGGGGAGGCGGGGCTCGTGCATGCCCGCGAGGGCTTCGCGGACCGGGGCACGCGCCCGGATGGCTCGCTGATTCCGCGAGGGCAGCCGGGCGCGGTGCTGACGGACCTGGCGCGCGTACGGGACAACACGGTGCGGCTGGCCACCCAGGGCACGCTGGAGACGCTGTGCGTTCACGGCGACACCCCGGGCGCCGTGGAGCTGGCGCGAGCGGTGCGCCGCACGCTCGACGCGCTCGCGCTGCGTTCGGAGCCCCTGGGCGAGGGCGCGCTCCGGTTGCAACTGCCCGAGGGCCTGGAGCGCAGGACGGTGCGCGAGGCGCTGCGCGCGGTGCCCCACGTGCTCGACGCGGTCATCACCGAGGAGCACGCGTGCGTGTATTTCGACCCGGCCGCGCCTCCGGAGGAGCCCCGGCTGGCGCTGGCGGGGCTTCTGGGCGCCACCCTCCCCCGCGAGGACGGGCCGCTCGTCACGCTGCGCGTCCGCTACGACGGACCGGACCTGGCCAAGGTGGCCGAGCGCGCGGGGCTCCCCGCGGACGAGGTGGCCCGGCTCCACGCGGCGCGCGAATACACTGTGCGGTGCGTCGGCTTCCTGCCCGGGTTCGCGTACCTGGGGGAGGTGGACCCGCGCATCGCGGTGCCCCGGCTGCCGTCGCCGCGCGTGCGCGTGCCCGCGCTCGCGGTGGGCATCGCCGGCGGACGCACGGGCGTCTATCCCTTCGCGTCGCCGGGCGGCTGGAACCTGATTGGCACGGCGCTGGACTTCACCGCCTTCCACCCGGACCGGGGCGCGGTGTTGCAACTGGGTGACCGGGTGCGTTTCGAGCGGGTGGATTGA
- a CDS encoding aminotransferase class V-fold PLP-dependent enzyme, producing the protein MTHPLESYRALFPVLQEQLYFNHAGVAPTSLRAAEAVREWMEDLVYHGIRHERGWEAHCERVRALAGRLIHAEPDEVAFVRNTSHGLGLVAEGLDWKPGDEVAVATSLEYPSNVYPWLHLRDRGVVVRDIEAPSGGVTAEAVARALTPRTRLVAVSSVQFATGYRTDLDAVGALCERAGVLFCVDGIQSVGCIPVDVKKSRIHFLSADSHKWMLGVAGIGLLYVSKEVLPRLRPVLVGWRSTTDAWNFNRTHFELRPDARKFEEGSAAYTGIYALGASLELLQEVGIPTIGARVRELLSHAEQGLRRLGCEVGPAPEHRAGILTFLPPGADARALGAYLAGHHVAHSVRRGRIRLSPHFYNQPAELDRLVELVRAWPG; encoded by the coding sequence ATGACGCACCCGCTCGAGTCCTATCGCGCCCTCTTCCCGGTCCTCCAGGAGCAGCTCTACTTCAACCACGCGGGCGTGGCGCCCACCAGCCTGCGGGCCGCGGAGGCGGTGCGGGAGTGGATGGAGGACCTCGTCTACCACGGCATCCGCCACGAGCGCGGCTGGGAGGCGCACTGCGAGCGCGTGCGCGCGCTGGCCGGGCGCCTCATCCACGCGGAGCCGGACGAGGTGGCCTTCGTGCGAAACACCAGCCATGGCCTGGGACTGGTGGCCGAGGGCCTGGACTGGAAGCCCGGGGACGAGGTGGCGGTGGCCACCTCCCTGGAATACCCCTCCAACGTCTACCCCTGGCTGCACCTGCGGGACCGGGGCGTGGTGGTGCGCGACATCGAGGCCCCCTCCGGCGGCGTCACCGCGGAGGCCGTGGCGCGGGCGCTCACACCGCGCACGCGGCTGGTGGCGGTGTCCTCCGTGCAGTTCGCCACCGGCTACCGCACGGACCTGGACGCGGTGGGCGCGCTGTGCGAGCGCGCCGGGGTGCTGTTCTGCGTGGACGGCATCCAGAGCGTCGGCTGCATCCCGGTGGACGTGAAGAAGAGCCGCATCCACTTCCTGAGCGCGGACAGCCACAAGTGGATGCTCGGCGTCGCCGGCATCGGCCTGCTCTATGTCTCCAAGGAGGTGCTGCCCCGGCTGCGGCCGGTGCTGGTGGGCTGGCGCAGCACCACGGACGCGTGGAACTTCAACCGCACCCACTTCGAGCTGCGCCCCGACGCGCGCAAGTTCGAGGAGGGCAGCGCCGCGTACACGGGCATCTACGCGCTGGGCGCGTCGCTGGAGCTGCTCCAGGAGGTGGGCATCCCCACCATCGGCGCGCGGGTGCGCGAACTGCTCTCGCACGCGGAGCAGGGCCTGCGCAGGCTGGGCTGCGAGGTGGGGCCAGCGCCCGAGCACCGCGCGGGCATCCTCACGTTCCTGCCGCCCGGCGCGGACGCCCGGGCGCTCGGCGCGTACCTGGCGGGCCACCACGTGGCCCACTCGGTGCGCCGGGGCCGCATCCGCCTGTCGCCCCACTTCTACAACCAGCCGGCGGAACTGGACCGGCTGGTGGAGCTGGTGCGGGCCTGGCCCGGTTGA
- the cysK gene encoding cysteine synthase A encodes MTKVNNILDTIGNTPHVRINRLFPNRVTVHMKLERANPGGSIKDRIALAMIEDAEQRGLLKKNSIIIEPTSGNTGIGLAMVAAVKGYKLVLVMPESMSIERRRLMAAYGATFELTPRAQGMKGAIARANELVSQVPDAWMPQQFENEANIEVHKRTTAQEILRDFPDGLDYLITGVGTGGHITACGEVLKQHWPKLKVLAVEPTKSPVISGGQPGPHPIQGIGAGFIPKNLHKDVLDGVVQVAEEDAFEFTRRSAREEGIFVGISSGAALAAVNQKLGEMPDNSRVLCFCYDTGERYLSIDTLFPAQG; translated from the coding sequence ATGACGAAGGTGAACAACATCCTGGACACCATCGGCAACACGCCACACGTCCGCATCAACCGGCTGTTCCCCAACCGCGTCACCGTCCACATGAAGCTCGAGCGCGCCAACCCGGGCGGCAGCATCAAGGACCGCATCGCCCTGGCGATGATCGAGGACGCGGAGCAGCGCGGCCTCCTCAAGAAGAACAGCATCATCATCGAGCCCACCAGCGGCAACACGGGCATCGGCCTGGCGATGGTGGCGGCGGTGAAGGGCTACAAGCTGGTGCTCGTCATGCCGGAGTCCATGAGCATCGAGCGGCGCCGGCTGATGGCCGCCTACGGCGCGACGTTCGAGCTGACCCCGCGCGCCCAGGGCATGAAGGGCGCCATCGCCCGCGCCAACGAGCTGGTGTCCCAGGTGCCGGACGCGTGGATGCCGCAGCAGTTCGAGAACGAGGCCAACATCGAGGTCCACAAGCGCACCACGGCGCAGGAAATCCTGAGGGACTTCCCGGACGGGCTCGACTACCTCATCACGGGCGTGGGCACCGGCGGCCACATCACCGCGTGCGGCGAGGTGCTCAAGCAGCACTGGCCCAAGCTGAAGGTGCTGGCCGTGGAGCCCACCAAGTCGCCCGTCATCAGCGGAGGGCAGCCCGGGCCCCACCCCATCCAGGGGATCGGCGCGGGCTTCATCCCGAAGAACCTCCACAAGGACGTCCTGGACGGCGTGGTGCAGGTGGCGGAGGAGGACGCGTTCGAGTTCACCCGTCGCTCCGCGCGCGAGGAGGGCATCTTCGTGGGCATCTCCTCCGGCGCGGCGCTGGCGGCGGTGAACCAGAAGCTGGGCGAGATGCCGGACAACAGCCGGGTGCTGTGCTTCTGCTACGACACCGGCGAGCGCTACCTGTCCATCGACACGCTCTTCCCCGCCCAGGGCTGA
- a CDS encoding serine O-acetyltransferase, producing the protein MDDSNARLVAALLEARQRHCFPPDVRRAAPEFVSQVLGLLFPHFAERLECTAAAVRRDVTTVEASLHRLRETLLPLYPDINGSLPARFMERLPELYDWLRQDSQAIFDADPAARTVDEVILTYPGFLAIAIFRVANALHTLGFPLLPRLLTEYAHQRTGVDIHPGATIGRRFVIDHGTGVVIGETTLIGNNVKLYQGVTLGALMVEKALADKKRHPTIEDDVVVYANATILGGETVVGRGSIIAGNAWLTQSIPADSVVTRRSEVRPRGADGTLDAIEFHI; encoded by the coding sequence ATGGATGACTCCAACGCCAGGCTGGTCGCCGCGCTGCTCGAGGCCCGGCAGCGCCACTGCTTCCCCCCGGACGTGCGCCGGGCGGCCCCCGAGTTCGTCTCCCAGGTGCTCGGGCTCCTGTTCCCCCACTTCGCCGAACGCCTGGAGTGTACCGCCGCCGCCGTCCGCCGGGACGTCACCACCGTGGAGGCCAGCCTCCACCGCCTGCGTGAGACGCTGCTGCCCCTCTACCCGGACATCAACGGCAGCCTCCCCGCCCGCTTCATGGAGCGACTGCCGGAGCTGTACGACTGGCTGCGCCAGGACTCGCAGGCCATCTTCGACGCGGACCCCGCCGCGCGCACCGTGGACGAGGTCATCCTGACGTACCCGGGGTTCCTCGCCATCGCCATCTTCCGCGTGGCCAACGCCCTGCACACGCTGGGCTTCCCGCTCCTGCCCCGGCTGCTCACGGAGTATGCCCACCAGCGCACGGGCGTGGACATCCACCCGGGGGCGACGATTGGCCGGCGCTTCGTCATCGACCACGGCACCGGCGTGGTGATTGGCGAGACGACGCTCATCGGCAACAACGTGAAGCTCTACCAGGGCGTCACGCTGGGCGCGCTCATGGTGGAGAAGGCGCTGGCGGACAAGAAGCGCCACCCCACCATCGAGGACGACGTGGTGGTGTACGCCAACGCCACCATCCTGGGGGGCGAGACGGTGGTCGGCCGGGGCAGCATCATCGCCGGCAACGCCTGGCTCACGCAGAGCATCCCCGCCGACTCCGTGGTCACCCGCCGCAGCGAGGTCCGCCCCCGTGGCGCCGACGGCACGCTGGACGCCATCGAGTTCCACATCTGA
- a CDS encoding Fpg/Nei family DNA glycosylase produces the protein MPEGNIIHRLARVHDRWLTGRRFVADSPQGRFVEGARAVSGRTLRSVEAHGKHLFYGFDGGVRLHVHLGLFGHVRHYGSAAPAPSAACRLRLASPFATLHLSGPAACELLAREEEAALRARLGEDPLRPDASVERARERLCRGRLPLALALLDQERVSGVGNILRAEALFLTRLPPLLPAGELEAADFRRLWTTLRGLLADAARDGHIVTPGAPLVPECVAGRKRAERFCVYGREGQPCPHCGARVRRQALAGRSLFFCAACQGVDAPARRPRAQTPRDGARRAARPAATRSGGRRPSRASRV, from the coding sequence ATGCCCGAAGGGAACATCATCCACCGGCTGGCCCGGGTCCATGACCGCTGGCTCACGGGGCGGCGGTTCGTGGCGGACTCCCCGCAGGGGCGGTTCGTCGAGGGGGCTCGCGCCGTCTCCGGGCGGACGCTGCGGTCCGTGGAGGCTCACGGCAAGCACCTCTTCTATGGGTTCGACGGTGGGGTCCGGTTGCACGTGCATCTGGGCCTGTTCGGCCACGTGCGGCACTACGGGAGCGCGGCGCCAGCGCCCTCCGCCGCCTGCCGTCTGCGGCTGGCGTCGCCGTTCGCCACGTTGCACCTGTCTGGCCCCGCGGCCTGCGAGCTGCTGGCGCGGGAGGAGGAGGCCGCGCTGCGGGCGCGACTGGGCGAGGACCCGCTGCGTCCGGACGCGTCCGTCGAGCGGGCCCGTGAGCGGCTGTGTCGGGGTCGGCTGCCCCTGGCGCTCGCGCTGTTGGACCAGGAGCGGGTGTCCGGGGTGGGCAACATCCTGCGCGCGGAAGCGTTGTTCCTGACGCGGTTGCCGCCACTGCTGCCGGCGGGCGAGCTCGAGGCGGCGGACTTCCGGCGGCTGTGGACCACGCTCCGGGGGTTGCTCGCGGACGCGGCGCGGGATGGGCACATCGTCACGCCGGGCGCCCCGCTGGTGCCGGAGTGCGTGGCCGGACGAAAGCGCGCGGAGCGCTTCTGTGTGTATGGCCGGGAAGGGCAGCCCTGCCCCCACTGCGGCGCGAGGGTGCGGCGTCAGGCGCTGGCCGGACGCAGCCTCTTCTTCTGCGCGGCATGCCAGGGCGTCGATGCGCCCGCACGCCGACCGCGCGCCCAGACGCCGCGAGATGGAGCGCGTCGAGCCGCGCGCCCAGCCGCGACGAGGTCGGGCGGCCGGCGCCCATCGCGGGCCTCGCGTGTGTGA